In Terriglobales bacterium, the genomic stretch GCCGGTGCGCTCGCGCAAGGCGCTGGTTTGCGCGTTCCTGGCGCTCTTGGAGCTGGTCCGCCTGCAAGCCATCCTGCTGCGCCAGGACCGCATCTTCGGCGAGATTTACGTAAAGAAGCACGAGATGTTTGACACCGTGCTGAGCGACGGCGCCGCCGTGCGCGACGACTGGAGGTAGCTTTGCGCCGTCATCCGGAGCGGGTCCCGTAGGGACGCCACAATTTCATGAGCCTGAAATCCGAGATCGAAGCCATCATTTACGCCGCCGAGGAACCGGTGACGCTTGACCAGTTGGTCGCCGTGCTCAAGGACCGCCCCACCGCGGACGGCGCGCCCCCGGAGGCCGCCGCCCTCAAGGCAGAGATTCGCCGCGTCGTCAGCGAACTCACGGCCGAGTACGCTGCCGCCGACCGTGGCATGGAGATCCGCCAGGTCGCGGGCGGCTACAGGATGTCCACCCGGCCCGAGCACCATGACGTGGTGCGCGCCTTCGTCAAGAACCTGAAGCCGCCGGTGCGGCTCTCCCTGCCCGCGCTCGAGACCCTCTCCGTCATCGCTTACAAACAGCCGGTCACCGTCCCGGAGATCAACGAGATCCGCGGCGTCGATTCTTCCGCCGTCATCGCCACCCTGCTCGATCGCAAGCTCATCACCACCGCCGGACGCAAGGCGGTGGTCGGCCGGCCCATCCTCTACAAGACCACCAAGGAATTCCTGTTGCGCTTCGGCCTCGAGGACGTGGGCGAGCTGCCCAGCCTCAAGGAGTTCGAGGAGGTCACCGGCCAGACCGTGCAAGCGGATCTGTTCGGCGCTCCCTCCGCCGTGCCCGACGCCACCGGCGTCCCGGATGCCGAGGAAGCACCGGCCGAAAGCACGCCCGCTCCGGAGTCATAGCGCCGCGTGTTCTCCGCGTCTCTGTGGTAAAACCAACCTTGATGCCCGTCATCCGCCTGCAGAAGATCATCGCCGCCGCCGGCGTAACCTCACGCCGCAAGGCGGAGGAACTGATCACGCAAGGCCGCGTGCAGGTGAACGGGAAGGTCGTGACCGAACTCGGCGCCAAGGCCGACCCGGAGCATGACCACGTCCGGGTGGATGGCAAGCTGTTGCGCGCCGCCGAGCGCCACGTCTATCTGTTGCTGAACAAGCCGCGCGGCTACGTCACCACGGCCCGTGACCCCGAGGGCCGTCCCACGGTGCTCGACCTGGTCCGCGGCGCCGGCGCGCGCGTCTTCCCGGTCGGACGGCTCGACTATGCCAGCGAAGGCCTGCTGCTCCTCACCAACGACGGTGAACTCGCCAACTTGCTGACCCGCGCCGCGTCCCATGTTCCTAAAACGTATCTGGTCAAGGTCGGCAAAAAGCCGGGCGAGGAAGCTGTCGCTCGCCTGCGTTCCGGCATACGCATCGGCGGCGCGCACGACCCGGTGCGCTCCGGCCGCAAGCTGCCTGCGGCCACCACGGCTCCGGCCCGCGTCAAGCTGCTGCATGACGCGCCCAATCCCTGGTACGAGGTCACGCTCATCGAAGGACGCAACCGGCAGATCCGCCGCATGTTCGAAGCCATCGGCCATCACGTGGAGAAGATCCGGCGTGTGAAGTACGGCCCGCTGGAGCTGGACGTCCCGCCGGGCGCGTCGCGTGCCCTTACGCCCGCCGAGGTCGCCGGCCTGCGCGCCGCCGCCTCCGGCAGGTTTCGCGCTCCCCGCGCTCGTGATAAAAAAGACTGAGCCCATGGCCTCGATCGAAGACTTTATCCCGGAGCACATCCGCGCCCTGGCGCAATACATTCCCGGCAAGCCCATCCGGCAGGCGGAACGCGAAAGCGGCGTCGCTTGTATCAAGATGTCGTCGAACGAGAATCCTCTGGGCCCGTCGCCCCGCGCGATGGAGGCCATGCGGCGCGCCGTGGCGGAAACGAACTATTACCCGGACAACGACGCCTCCGACCTCCGCCTCCGCCTGGCCGAGCGCCACGGCCTGGGCGCCGAGCACGTCATCGTCGCCGACGGTTCCACGGTGCTCCTCGACCTGCTGGCGCGCATGCTGCTCGCGCCCGGCTGCAACGCCGTCACCAGCCAGCGCTCGTTCATCGTCTATCCCATCGCGGTGCGCGCCGCAGGCGGCACGCTGGTGGAAGTCACCATGCGCGACGATGCCTTCGACCTCGACGCCGTCGCTCGCTCCATCACTCGCGACACCCGCCTGGTCTTCCTTGCCAATCCCAACAATCCGACCGGCACATTGTTCGACGCCGCCGCTACTGACGCCTTTCTCGACCGCGTGCCGGACCACGTCCTGGTGGTCCTTGACGAGGCCTATTGCGACTACGCCGCACACTATGCGCGCTCGCGCGGCATGGAGTACTCGCACTCGCTCGACTATGTTCGCCAGGGACGCAATCTGATCGTGCTGCGCACCTTCTCCAAGGCGCACGGCCTGGCGGGGGCGCGCGTCGGCTACGGCTTTGGCTCTCCCCGGCTGGTCGAATGCCTCGCCCGCCTGCGTACGGCGTTTTCGATTTCCGCCGTGGCCGAAGCCGGCGCGCTGGCCGCCCTGGATGACGAAGCTCACATCCGCCGCTCGCTGGAGATGAACGAAAGCGGCGTAGCCTGGCTCGGCCAGCAGTTCCGCGAGCTCGGCATCCGTTCCGTCCCCACGGCTGCCAACTTCATCTACTTCGACGTCGCCGAGGACGCCGCCGCACTCGCCCGCCGCCTGCAGGCGGAAGGCGTCATTGTGCGTCCGCTCACTGCCTGGGGCGCGCCCACCGCCCTGCGCGTCACCGTTGGCACCCCGGAAATGAATCAGAGGTTCGTCGCCGCGCTCAAGAAGGTGATGGAACGCGCGCCCGTAAGGTAGCCGACTCCGCGATCTGTCTCCTGCGGTCTGTGCGGTGAAAAGGCTTTATCCTCGCGTCTGCAAATGCTCCTCGCGTTCCGCCGGAACCATCGGCAACCTTGCCGCACCGATCAATCCCGCGTCCGAGCCTAATTCCGCTCGCCGGATTTCGGTCCGCATGCGGGTTTTCCCTCCCTGGGGCGCGGTCGCCGCGTAGACGAACGAGCGCTTCATCACTTCCTCGAACAGGGCTGGGGAGAACGCTTCCCAGGCTCCGGCCACGCCTCCGCCGATCACATACATCGGCAGGTTGAGCGCGTTCACCAGGTCGGCAATCAGCACTCCCAGCATGCGCCCCACGGTGTCGAAGATTCCCTGCGCCTGCTTGTCTCCACGCCTTGCCTGCTCGAACACCGCCTTGGACGTCCATTCGGAGGCCTTCCCCCCGGGTCGCGCGGTCTCGGCGCGGGCCTCGGCAAGCACTTCGCGCGCCATGCGCTCGACCGCGCTGGCCGAGGCGTACTGCTCGATGCAGCCGCGGTTGCCGCAGCCGCAGGGAACGCCGTCCGGCACCACCGTGATGTGGCCCAGCTCGCCGGCCATGCCGGTCATGCCGTGCCAGATGCGTCCGCCCAGCACGATTCCGCCGCCCACGCCCGTACCCAGCGTGATCATGCACATGTCGGAAGAGCCGCGCGCCGCTCCTACCCAGGCTTCTCCCAGCGCGGCGCAGTTGGCGTCGTTCTCCAGCACCACGC encodes the following:
- the scpB gene encoding SMC-Scp complex subunit ScpB, whose translation is MSLKSEIEAIIYAAEEPVTLDQLVAVLKDRPTADGAPPEAAALKAEIRRVVSELTAEYAAADRGMEIRQVAGGYRMSTRPEHHDVVRAFVKNLKPPVRLSLPALETLSVIAYKQPVTVPEINEIRGVDSSAVIATLLDRKLITTAGRKAVVGRPILYKTTKEFLLRFGLEDVGELPSLKEFEEVTGQTVQADLFGAPSAVPDATGVPDAEEAPAESTPAPES
- a CDS encoding pseudouridine synthase, which gives rise to MPVIRLQKIIAAAGVTSRRKAEELITQGRVQVNGKVVTELGAKADPEHDHVRVDGKLLRAAERHVYLLLNKPRGYVTTARDPEGRPTVLDLVRGAGARVFPVGRLDYASEGLLLLTNDGELANLLTRAASHVPKTYLVKVGKKPGEEAVARLRSGIRIGGAHDPVRSGRKLPAATTAPARVKLLHDAPNPWYEVTLIEGRNRQIRRMFEAIGHHVEKIRRVKYGPLELDVPPGASRALTPAEVAGLRAAASGRFRAPRARDKKD
- the hisC gene encoding histidinol-phosphate transaminase; translated protein: MASIEDFIPEHIRALAQYIPGKPIRQAERESGVACIKMSSNENPLGPSPRAMEAMRRAVAETNYYPDNDASDLRLRLAERHGLGAEHVIVADGSTVLLDLLARMLLAPGCNAVTSQRSFIVYPIAVRAAGGTLVEVTMRDDAFDLDAVARSITRDTRLVFLANPNNPTGTLFDAAATDAFLDRVPDHVLVVLDEAYCDYAAHYARSRGMEYSHSLDYVRQGRNLIVLRTFSKAHGLAGARVGYGFGSPRLVECLARLRTAFSISAVAEAGALAALDDEAHIRRSLEMNESGVAWLGQQFRELGIRSVPTAANFIYFDVAEDAAALARRLQAEGVIVRPLTAWGAPTALRVTVGTPEMNQRFVAALKKVMERAPVR
- a CDS encoding ROK family protein, with the protein product MSSFAIGVDLGGTNLRIAAVADDGRILEKVTTGTEVARGRDSVLDEMCGAIGRLAAGIAGGRKLAGIGIGVPGIIDMETGMLHESPNLPGWHNYPVRDEIERRLKTRVVLENDANCAALGEAWVGAARGSSDMCMITLGTGVGGGIVLGGRIWHGMTGMAGELGHITVVPDGVPCGCGNRGCIEQYASASAVERMAREVLAEARAETARPGGKASEWTSKAVFEQARRGDKQAQGIFDTVGRMLGVLIADLVNALNLPMYVIGGGVAGAWEAFSPALFEEVMKRSFVYAATAPQGGKTRMRTEIRRAELGSDAGLIGAARLPMVPAEREEHLQTRG